A window of the Pseudomonas sp. B21_DOA genome harbors these coding sequences:
- the rpsR gene encoding 30S ribosomal protein S18, whose product MARFFRRRKFCRFTAEDVKEIDYKDLNTLKAYVSETGKIVPSRITGTKARYQRQLATAIKRARFLALLAYTDSHGR is encoded by the coding sequence ATGGCACGTTTCTTCCGTCGTCGTAAATTCTGCCGCTTCACCGCTGAAGACGTGAAAGAGATCGATTACAAAGATCTCAACACTCTGAAAGCCTACGTATCCGAGACCGGCAAAATCGTTCCAAGCCGCATCACCGGTACCAAAGCTCGTTATCAGCGTCAGCTGGCCACCGCTATCAAGCGCGCCCGCTTCCTGGCCCTGCTGGCCTACACCGACAGCCACGGCCGCTGA
- the hflC gene encoding protease modulator HflC, which produces MSNKSLIALIVGVVVVLVGWNCFYIVAQTERAVLLQFGRVVQADVQPGLHVKVPYVNQVRKFDARLLTLDAPTQRFLTLEKKAVMVDAYAKWRVKDAERFYTATSGLKQIADERLSRRLESGLRDQFGKRTLHEVVSGERDALMADITASLNKMAEKELGIEVVDVRVKAIDLPKEVNRSVFERMSTEREREAREHRAKGNELAEGIRADADRQRRVLLAEAYRESEEVRGDGDAQAAAIYSKAYGQDQEFYGFYRSLRAYRESFANKSDVMVLDPSSDFFRYLEKAKP; this is translated from the coding sequence ATGAGCAATAAATCGCTGATCGCCCTGATCGTTGGCGTCGTCGTGGTACTGGTGGGCTGGAATTGCTTCTACATCGTCGCTCAGACCGAGCGCGCGGTGCTGCTGCAATTCGGTCGTGTGGTTCAGGCCGATGTCCAGCCGGGCCTGCATGTGAAAGTGCCGTACGTCAACCAGGTGCGCAAATTCGACGCGCGTCTGTTGACGCTGGATGCACCGACGCAGCGCTTCCTGACCCTGGAAAAGAAAGCCGTGATGGTCGATGCCTACGCCAAGTGGCGGGTGAAAGATGCCGAGCGCTTCTACACCGCGACTTCGGGTCTGAAGCAGATCGCTGATGAACGTCTGTCCCGTCGTCTGGAATCCGGTCTGCGTGACCAGTTCGGCAAGCGCACCCTGCACGAAGTGGTGTCGGGTGAGCGTGATGCGTTGATGGCTGACATCACTGCATCGCTGAACAAGATGGCGGAAAAAGAGCTGGGTATCGAAGTGGTCGATGTCCGGGTCAAGGCAATCGATCTGCCGAAAGAAGTGAACCGCAGTGTGTTCGAGCGTATGAGCACCGAACGTGAGCGTGAAGCTCGCGAGCACCGCGCCAAGGGTAACGAGTTGGCCGAAGGCATCCGTGCCGACGCCGATCGTCAACGCCGCGTGTTGCTGGCTGAAGCCTATCGTGAATCCGAAGAGGTTCGCGGTGACGGTGACGCCCAGGCTGCTGCGATCTACTCCAAGGCCTACGGTCAGGATCAGGAGTTCTACGGTTTCTACCGTAGCCTGCGTGCCTACCGCGAAAGCTTCGCGAACAAGTCCGACGTCATGGTCCTCGACCCAAGCAGCGACTTCTTCCGCTATCTGGAAAAAGCCAAGCCTTGA
- a CDS encoding ATP phosphoribosyltransferase regulatory subunit yields the protein MATVDRWLLPDGIEEVLPPEAARIEVARRQVLDLFQSWGYEFVVTPHIEYLESLLTGAGQDLDLRTFKVIDPQSGRQMGFRADITPQVARIDAHTLRREGPSRLCYAGSVLHAQPRALSSSRSPIQLGAELYGDASPSSDVEVISLMLAMLELADVPDVHMDLGHVGIYRGLARAAGLSGEVEQQLFDALQRKAIDEVITLTEGLPADLSGMLRALVDLCGGREVLSAARERLANAPAPVLAALEDLLAIAERLSVRFPQLPLYFDLGELRGYHYHTGVVFAVFVPGVGQSIAQGGRYDDIGADFGRARPATGFSTDLKTLVTLGRAEIELPSGGIWMPDSTDAALWQQVCQLRSEGQRVVQALPGQPLAAARDADCDRQLIQQNGLWQVSPLAS from the coding sequence ATGGCAACGGTAGACCGCTGGCTGCTGCCAGATGGCATCGAAGAAGTACTGCCACCGGAGGCGGCGCGCATTGAAGTCGCGCGTCGTCAGGTGTTGGATCTGTTCCAGAGCTGGGGTTACGAGTTTGTCGTGACTCCCCATATCGAGTACCTGGAATCCCTGCTGACCGGCGCGGGCCAGGACCTGGATCTGCGTACCTTCAAGGTCATCGACCCGCAATCGGGCCGGCAGATGGGTTTCCGTGCCGACATCACGCCGCAGGTCGCGCGAATCGATGCGCACACCCTGCGTCGCGAAGGTCCGAGCCGTCTGTGCTATGCCGGCAGCGTCCTGCACGCCCAACCGCGTGCATTGTCATCTTCGCGCAGCCCGATCCAGCTTGGCGCCGAACTGTACGGCGACGCCAGCCCGAGCAGCGACGTCGAAGTCATCAGCCTGATGCTGGCCATGCTGGAACTGGCCGATGTGCCGGACGTGCACATGGACCTCGGCCATGTCGGCATCTACCGTGGTCTGGCGCGCGCCGCCGGTCTGTCTGGTGAAGTTGAACAGCAGTTGTTCGATGCCCTGCAGCGCAAGGCCATCGATGAAGTGATTACCCTGACCGAAGGCCTGCCGGCCGATCTGTCGGGCATGCTCCGCGCACTGGTTGATCTGTGCGGCGGCCGTGAAGTGTTGAGCGCTGCCCGCGAGCGTCTGGCCAATGCGCCGGCGCCGGTGCTGGCGGCGCTGGAAGATCTGCTGGCGATTGCCGAGCGTCTTTCCGTGCGCTTCCCGCAGCTGCCGCTGTATTTCGACCTCGGCGAGTTGCGCGGCTACCACTACCACACCGGTGTGGTGTTCGCGGTGTTCGTACCCGGCGTTGGCCAGTCCATCGCTCAGGGCGGTCGTTACGATGACATCGGCGCCGACTTCGGTCGCGCCCGTCCGGCGACTGGTTTCTCTACCGATTTGAAAACCCTGGTGACCCTGGGGCGTGCTGAAATCGAGCTACCGTCTGGCGGTATCTGGATGCCTGACAGTACGGATGCGGCACTCTGGCAGCAGGTTTGCCAGTTGCGCAGTGAGGGTCAGCGTGTCGTTCAGGCCTTGCCTGGACAACCTTTGGCCGCCGCCCGTGATGCGGACTGCGACCGGCAATTGATTCAGCAGAACGGGCTTTGGCAAGTATCGCCACTGGCTTCTTGA
- the rplI gene encoding 50S ribosomal protein L9, whose translation MQLILLEKIANLGNLGDKVNVKAGYGRNYLLPFGKATAATAANLAAFEERRAELEKAAADRKASAESRAAQLAELEVTITATAGDEGKLFGSIGTHDIADALTASGVEVQKSEVRLPNGTIRNVGEFDVAVHLHAEVEATVRVVVVAA comes from the coding sequence ATGCAACTGATCCTTCTGGAAAAAATCGCCAACCTGGGCAACCTGGGCGACAAAGTAAACGTTAAGGCCGGTTACGGCCGTAACTACCTGCTGCCTTTCGGCAAGGCTACCGCTGCGACCGCTGCCAACCTGGCTGCGTTCGAAGAGCGTCGCGCCGAGCTGGAAAAAGCCGCCGCAGACCGTAAGGCATCGGCTGAAAGCCGTGCTGCCCAACTGGCCGAGCTGGAAGTGACCATCACTGCCACCGCTGGCGACGAAGGCAAGCTGTTCGGTTCGATCGGTACTCACGACATCGCTGACGCACTGACCGCCTCCGGCGTTGAAGTGCAGAAGAGCGAAGTTCGTCTGCCGAACGGCACCATCCGCAACGTGGGTGAATTCGACGTGGCCGTGCACCTGCACGCCGAAGTTGAAGCCACCGTACGCGTTGTCGTGGTAGCAGCTTAA
- the hflK gene encoding FtsH protease activity modulator HflK produces the protein MAWNEPGGNSNNQDPWGGKRRNNGDRKGPPDLDEAFRKLQESLNGLFGGGKKRGDDGGGSGRSSGGFGGLLGIGLVVLAAVWLYSAVYVVDEQEQAVVLRFGKYYETVGPGLNIYFPPIDKKYMENVTRERAYTKQGQMLTEDENIVEVPLTVQYKISNLQDFVLNVDQPEISLQHATESALRHVVGSTAMDQVLTEGRELMASEIKERLQRFLDTYRTGITVTQVNVQSAAAPREVQEAFDDVIRAREDEQRSRNQAETYANGVVPEARGQAQRIIEDANGYRDETISRAKGEADRFTKLVAEYRKAPEVTRERLYLDTMQEVFSNTSKVLVTGNKNGQSNLLYLPLDKMIQNSSGNAPVTGSAASNNTDVTPHVTDVPQTRTRETR, from the coding sequence ATGGCTTGGAATGAGCCGGGTGGCAACTCGAACAATCAGGATCCCTGGGGTGGCAAGCGCCGCAATAACGGCGACCGCAAGGGACCACCGGATCTCGACGAGGCCTTCCGAAAGCTGCAGGAAAGCCTGAACGGGTTGTTCGGTGGTGGTAAGAAACGCGGTGATGACGGCGGCGGGTCGGGGCGCAGCAGTGGCGGCTTCGGCGGTCTGCTCGGCATCGGCCTGGTGGTGCTGGCGGCTGTCTGGCTGTACAGCGCGGTCTATGTGGTGGACGAGCAGGAGCAAGCCGTGGTGCTGCGCTTCGGCAAGTACTACGAGACTGTCGGCCCGGGCCTGAACATCTACTTCCCGCCGATCGACAAGAAGTACATGGAGAACGTGACGCGTGAGCGTGCGTACACCAAGCAGGGCCAGATGCTGACTGAAGACGAGAACATCGTCGAAGTGCCGCTGACCGTGCAGTACAAGATCAGCAACCTGCAGGACTTCGTGCTGAACGTCGATCAGCCGGAAATCAGTCTGCAGCACGCGACCGAAAGTGCGCTGCGTCACGTGGTCGGTTCCACCGCCATGGACCAGGTGCTGACCGAAGGTCGTGAATTGATGGCCAGCGAAATCAAGGAGCGTCTGCAACGTTTCCTCGATACCTATCGCACCGGTATCACCGTCACCCAGGTCAACGTACAGAGCGCAGCGGCACCGCGTGAAGTACAGGAAGCCTTCGATGACGTGATCCGCGCCCGTGAAGACGAGCAGCGTTCGCGCAACCAGGCCGAGACCTATGCCAACGGCGTGGTGCCGGAAGCCCGTGGTCAGGCCCAGCGCATCATCGAAGATGCCAATGGTTACCGCGACGAGACCATCTCGCGCGCCAAGGGTGAGGCCGATCGCTTCACCAAGCTGGTCGCCGAGTATCGCAAGGCACCTGAAGTCACCCGCGAGCGTCTGTACCTGGACACCATGCAGGAAGTCTTCAGCAATACCAGCAAGGTACTCGTGACCGGCAACAAGAACGGCCAGAGCAATCTGCTCTACCTGCCGTTGGACAAAATGATCCAGAACAGTTCGGGTAATGCACCGGTGACCGGTTCGGCCGCCAGCAACAACACGGACGTCACGCCGCATGTCACCGACGTGCCGCAGACGCGTACAAGGGAGACCCGCTGA
- the dnaB gene encoding replicative DNA helicase: MNDISAPEQYDLQTAALKVPPHSIEAEQAVLGGLMLDNNAWERVLDQVSDGDFYRHDHRLIFRAIAKLADQNSPIDVVTLAEQLDKEGQTSQVGGLGYLGELAKNTPSVANIKAYAQIVRQRATLRQLIGISTEIADSAFNPEGRTAEEILDEAERQIFQIAEARPKTGGPVGVNELLTKAIDRIDTLFNTADAITGLSTGYTDLDEKTSGLQPSDLIIVAGRPSMGKTTFAMNLVENAVLRSEKAVLVYSLEMPGESLIMRMLSSLGRIDQTKVRSGQLEDDDWPRLTSAVNLLNDRKLFIDDTAGISPSEMRARTRRLVREHGDVGLIMIDYLQLMQIPGSSGDNRTNEISEISRSLKALAKEFNCPVVALSQLNRSLEQRPNKRPVNSDLRESGAIEQDADVIMFVYRDEVYHPETEHKGIAEIIIGKQRNGPIGFIRLAFIGKYTRFENLAPGSYNFDDDE, encoded by the coding sequence ATGAACGATATCTCCGCTCCCGAGCAATACGATCTGCAAACCGCTGCCCTGAAGGTGCCGCCGCATTCCATCGAGGCTGAACAGGCTGTACTCGGTGGTCTGATGCTGGACAACAACGCCTGGGAACGCGTGCTCGATCAAGTCTCCGATGGCGATTTCTATCGACATGACCACCGTCTGATCTTCCGTGCGATCGCCAAACTGGCCGATCAGAACTCGCCGATCGACGTCGTTACCCTTGCCGAGCAATTGGACAAGGAAGGCCAGACGTCGCAAGTCGGCGGCCTCGGCTATCTTGGCGAACTGGCGAAAAACACGCCTTCCGTCGCCAACATCAAGGCCTATGCGCAGATCGTCCGCCAGCGTGCGACGTTGCGCCAATTGATCGGCATCAGCACCGAGATTGCCGACAGCGCCTTCAACCCCGAAGGCCGTACCGCTGAAGAAATCCTCGACGAAGCCGAACGGCAGATCTTCCAGATCGCCGAAGCGCGGCCCAAGACCGGCGGCCCGGTCGGTGTCAATGAGCTGCTGACCAAGGCCATCGACCGCATCGACACGTTGTTCAACACCGCCGACGCGATCACCGGCCTTTCTACGGGTTACACCGACCTCGATGAGAAGACCAGCGGCTTGCAGCCGTCCGACCTGATTATCGTCGCCGGCCGTCCGTCGATGGGTAAAACCACCTTCGCGATGAACCTGGTGGAAAACGCCGTGCTGCGTAGCGAGAAGGCTGTTCTGGTTTACTCGCTCGAGATGCCAGGCGAATCGCTGATCATGCGTATGCTGTCTTCGCTCGGCCGGATCGATCAGACCAAAGTGCGTTCCGGCCAACTCGAAGACGACGACTGGCCGCGCCTGACATCGGCGGTCAACCTGCTCAATGATCGCAAACTGTTCATCGATGACACCGCCGGTATCAGCCCTTCGGAGATGCGCGCGCGCACCCGGCGTCTGGTGCGTGAGCACGGCGATGTCGGCCTGATCATGATCGACTACCTGCAACTGATGCAGATTCCCGGATCCAGCGGTGACAACCGTACCAACGAGATTTCCGAGATCTCGCGATCCCTGAAAGCCCTGGCCAAGGAATTCAACTGCCCAGTAGTCGCCTTGTCGCAGCTCAACCGTTCCCTCGAACAGCGCCCGAACAAACGCCCGGTGAACTCCGACTTGCGTGAATCCGGAGCGATCGAGCAGGACGCCGACGTGATCATGTTCGTTTACCGCGACGAGGTGTATCACCCGGAAACCGAGCACAAGGGCATCGCCGAAATCATCATCGGCAAGCAGCGTAACGGCCCGATCGGTTTTATTCGGCTGGCGTTCATCGGCAAGTACACGCGCTTCGAAAACCTCGCGCCGGGCAGTTACAACTTCGACGACGACGAGTAA
- the miaA gene encoding tRNA (adenosine(37)-N6)-dimethylallyltransferase MiaA, translated as MSQLPPAIFLMGPTAAGKTDLAIELNKVLPCELISVDSALVYRGMDIGTAKPSKELLAQYPHRLIDILDPAEAYSAADFRRDALQAMAEITGRGKIPLLVGGTMLYYKALVEGLADMPAADPEVRAQIEEEAARLGWQALHDQLAQIDPVSAARIHPNDPQRLSRALEVYRVSGQSMTALREQQSAQSTEAAASGRQQLPYTVANLAIAPANRQVLHQRIEQRFTNMLEQGFIDEVVALRKRSDLHSGLPSIRAVGYRQVWDYLDGKLTLAQMQERGIIATRQLAKRQFTWLRSWDDLHWLDSLDCDNLPRALKYLGTISILS; from the coding sequence ATGAGCCAGCTTCCTCCAGCGATTTTCCTGATGGGCCCGACCGCTGCGGGCAAGACCGATCTGGCCATCGAGCTGAACAAAGTGCTGCCGTGCGAATTGATCAGTGTCGATTCGGCGCTGGTCTACCGCGGCATGGACATCGGCACGGCCAAGCCTTCGAAAGAGTTGCTGGCGCAATACCCGCACCGGCTGATCGACATCCTCGACCCCGCTGAAGCGTATTCAGCCGCCGATTTCCGCCGCGACGCGTTGCAGGCCATGGCCGAAATCACTGGACGAGGAAAGATCCCGCTGCTGGTCGGCGGCACCATGCTCTATTACAAGGCTTTGGTTGAAGGTCTGGCGGACATGCCGGCGGCCGATCCCGAGGTCCGTGCGCAGATCGAGGAAGAAGCTGCGCGCCTCGGCTGGCAAGCCCTGCACGATCAACTGGCGCAAATCGATCCGGTGTCGGCGGCGCGCATTCATCCCAATGATCCGCAGCGCTTGAGTCGGGCACTTGAAGTGTATCGAGTCAGCGGGCAGAGCATGACCGCCCTGCGCGAGCAACAATCTGCGCAAAGTACTGAAGCAGCCGCTTCGGGACGCCAACAATTGCCCTATACTGTCGCGAACCTGGCCATTGCTCCGGCGAATCGTCAGGTTTTGCACCAGCGAATTGAACAAAGATTCACAAATATGTTGGAACAGGGATTCATCGACGAGGTCGTAGCCCTGCGTAAAAGAAGTGACCTGCATTCGGGGTTGCCGTCTATACGTGCGGTAGGCTACCGCCAAGTCTGGGATTACCTGGACGGCAAGCTGACATTGGCCCAGATGCAGGAGCGGGGCATCATCGCCACGCGCCAATTGGCCAAACGCCAGTTTACCTGGCTGCGCAGCTGGGACGATTTGCACTGGCTGGACAGTCTTGATTGCGACAATCTGCCACGCGCCTTGAAATACCTCGGGACCATCTCCATATTGAGCTGA
- a CDS encoding methyl-accepting chemotaxis protein, with protein sequence MSAVLSLLQSRLLRPVFVTLGIALLVQVLVAVALTRSTVTALEADLAVRLGADSQKLSGELEQAGREVTSSLDALSASTRQRLTAGLSARLKEEQAQLRATLEKDLKDSANDMAQLLASVAPRAMWDSDVPTLSEFARRAQRNPNVLFVVYDDATGQHLTRYLNRENPINKALLEKGQGERALDKVLDAAKNDPSVYYLEASINPNGVEIGKVLMGVSTASVETDLAELDKRFLALIASSDQLVGDSLKGAAADSAKAMQARLQSAQGTAGEMKANTAQTVQDAAATLRWRIGLGLALVGCGVLLLLAVVLGHRVVNRLKMLNAAMDDLAAGEGDLTKRVQINSKDEIGDMASAVNRFVDKLQPIVREAGDVAQRTGVEIGAMTLRNAGADAAAGMQRDEVAESLRALSQMADEAQSESHAMQAALKQVVEIRQATDENTRTSAKVGGLIEALAGQVDTGAKVIERLAQQSEQIEVVLTVIHGIAEQTNLLALNAAIEAARAGETGRGFAVVADEVRALASKTQSSTGDIQAHIVALQQGAREAVEAIGQAGRQASEGLLVLRDSARLQQSVQASVEQVHAAIGLATQAAAHQAQGAQAVRGRVETIHAQAEKAAQAVVETTASGKVLDGLAAQLKASLGQFRA encoded by the coding sequence GTGTCAGCCGTTCTCTCACTGTTACAAAGCCGTCTGTTGCGGCCGGTGTTCGTTACCCTTGGTATCGCCCTTTTGGTGCAGGTGTTGGTGGCGGTTGCCCTGACGCGGAGCACGGTAACCGCGCTGGAAGCCGATCTGGCCGTGCGCCTGGGTGCCGACAGCCAGAAGCTATCCGGTGAGCTGGAGCAGGCCGGGCGTGAAGTCACTTCGAGTCTTGATGCGTTGTCAGCCAGTACTCGTCAGCGCCTCACGGCTGGCTTGTCCGCACGCCTCAAAGAAGAGCAGGCGCAACTGCGCGCAACGCTGGAAAAGGATCTCAAGGATTCGGCCAACGACATGGCCCAGTTGCTCGCCTCGGTAGCGCCGCGTGCCATGTGGGACAGCGACGTGCCGACGCTCTCGGAGTTCGCTCGTCGCGCCCAGCGCAACCCCAATGTGCTGTTCGTGGTGTATGACGACGCCACCGGCCAGCATCTGACCCGTTATCTCAACCGTGAAAACCCGATCAACAAGGCCTTGCTGGAAAAAGGTCAGGGCGAGCGTGCGCTGGATAAAGTACTGGATGCGGCAAAGAACGATCCTTCGGTCTACTACCTCGAAGCCTCGATCAATCCCAACGGCGTGGAAATCGGCAAAGTGCTGATGGGCGTTTCCACGGCCTCGGTGGAAACCGATCTGGCCGAGCTCGACAAGCGCTTCCTCGCGCTGATTGCCAGCAGCGATCAATTGGTCGGCGACAGCCTCAAAGGCGCAGCGGCGGACAGCGCCAAGGCAATGCAGGCGCGCCTGCAATCGGCGCAGGGCACCGCTGGCGAAATGAAAGCCAACACCGCACAAACCGTTCAAGACGCTGCCGCGACACTGCGCTGGCGTATCGGCCTCGGCCTGGCACTGGTCGGTTGCGGCGTGCTGCTGTTGCTGGCCGTGGTGCTTGGTCATCGGGTGGTCAATCGCCTGAAAATGCTCAACGCGGCAATGGATGATCTGGCGGCAGGCGAGGGCGATTTGACCAAGCGTGTGCAGATCAACAGCAAGGATGAGATCGGCGATATGGCCTCAGCGGTCAATCGCTTCGTCGACAAGTTGCAGCCGATCGTACGCGAGGCGGGCGATGTCGCTCAGCGCACTGGCGTGGAAATTGGCGCGATGACTTTGCGCAATGCCGGCGCCGATGCGGCCGCCGGGATGCAGCGTGATGAGGTCGCAGAAAGCCTGCGTGCGCTCTCGCAGATGGCTGACGAAGCGCAATCGGAAAGTCATGCCATGCAAGCGGCACTCAAACAAGTCGTGGAAATCCGCCAGGCCACCGATGAAAACACCCGAACCTCGGCGAAGGTCGGCGGCCTGATCGAAGCGCTGGCGGGGCAAGTCGATACCGGGGCGAAAGTCATCGAGCGCCTGGCGCAGCAGAGCGAACAGATTGAGGTGGTGCTGACGGTGATTCACGGTATCGCCGAGCAGACCAATCTGCTGGCGTTGAACGCAGCGATCGAGGCGGCGCGCGCTGGTGAGACCGGTCGGGGATTCGCCGTGGTCGCGGACGAAGTGCGTGCGCTGGCGAGCAAGACGCAAAGCTCCACCGGTGATATTCAGGCGCACATTGTTGCGCTGCAGCAGGGCGCGCGTGAGGCGGTCGAGGCGATCGGCCAGGCCGGACGGCAGGCCAGCGAAGGTTTGCTGGTGTTGCGCGACAGCGCGCGGTTGCAACAGTCGGTGCAGGCTTCGGTTGAGCAGGTGCATGCGGCGATCGGTCTGGCGACGCAAGCAGCAGCGCATCAGGCGCAGGGCGCACAGGCAGTGCGTGGGCGCGTCGAGACGATTCATGCACAGGCCGAGAAAGCGGCGCAGGCAGTGGTGGAGACCACGGCCAGTGGCAAGGTGCTGGATGGTCTGGCGGCGCAATTGAAGGCTAGCCTGGGACAATTCCGCGCTTAA
- the rpsF gene encoding 30S ribosomal protein S6, with protein sequence MRHYEIIFLVHPDQSEQVGGMVERYTKLIEEDGGKIHRLEDWGRRQLAYAINNVHKAHYVMLNVECTGKALAELEDNFRYNDAVIRNLVIRRDEAVTGQSEMLKAEENRSERRERRDRPEHEGAEGTDSDDSDNSDNADE encoded by the coding sequence ATGCGTCATTACGAAATCATCTTTCTGGTCCACCCGGATCAGAGCGAGCAAGTCGGCGGCATGGTTGAGCGTTACACCAAGCTGATCGAAGAAGACGGCGGCAAAATCCACCGTCTGGAAGACTGGGGCCGTCGTCAACTGGCCTACGCAATCAACAATGTTCACAAGGCTCACTACGTGATGCTGAACGTTGAATGCACTGGCAAGGCCCTGGCCGAGCTGGAAGACAACTTCCGCTACAACGATGCAGTGATCCGTAACCTGGTCATCCGTCGCGACGAAGCCGTTACCGGCCAGTCCGAGATGCTCAAGGCTGAAGAAAACCGCAGTGAGCGCCGTGAGCGTCGCGACCGTCCTGAGCACGAAGGCGCCGAAGGCACCGACAGTGATGACAGCGACAACAGCGATAACGCTGACGAGTAA
- the hfq gene encoding RNA chaperone Hfq, with amino-acid sequence MSKGHSLQDPYLNTLRKEKVGVSIYLVNGIKLQGTIESFDQFVILLKNTVSQMVYKHAISTVVPVRPIRLPSATENEQGDADAAPGNA; translated from the coding sequence ATGTCAAAAGGGCATTCGCTACAAGACCCTTACCTGAACACTTTACGTAAAGAGAAAGTCGGGGTTTCCATCTACCTGGTCAACGGTATCAAGCTGCAAGGGACGATCGAGTCGTTCGACCAGTTCGTGATCCTGCTGAAAAATACCGTAAGCCAGATGGTCTACAAACACGCTATCTCGACCGTCGTGCCGGTTCGTCCAATTCGTCTGCCTAGCGCAACCGAAAACGAACAGGGCGATGCCGATGCAGCGCCGGGTAACGCCTGA
- the rlmB gene encoding 23S rRNA (guanosine(2251)-2'-O)-methyltransferase RlmB, translating to MSQLEKIYGVHAVEALLRHHPKRVKQIWLAESRNDPRVQTLVELANENRVQVGQAERREMDAWVEGVHQGVVAEVSPSQVWGEAMLDELLDRTEGAPLLLVLDGVTDPHNLGACLRSADAAGALAVIVPKDKSATLTPVVRKVACGAAEVIPLVAVTNLARTLEKLQQRGLWVVGTAGEAEVSIYDQDLTGPTILIMGAEGKGMRRLTREHCDYLVNLPMAGSVSSLNVSVATGVCLFEAQRQRGAKAKASASRKL from the coding sequence ATGAGTCAGTTGGAAAAAATCTACGGCGTTCACGCGGTAGAAGCGTTGCTGCGTCACCACCCCAAGCGCGTCAAGCAGATCTGGCTGGCGGAAAGCCGCAACGATCCGCGCGTGCAGACGCTGGTCGAGCTGGCCAATGAAAACCGTGTTCAGGTCGGCCAGGCCGAGCGACGCGAAATGGACGCCTGGGTTGAAGGCGTGCACCAGGGCGTGGTCGCGGAAGTCAGCCCGAGTCAGGTCTGGGGCGAGGCCATGCTCGACGAGTTGCTTGATCGCACCGAAGGCGCGCCGCTGTTGCTGGTGCTCGACGGTGTGACCGATCCGCACAACCTCGGCGCCTGCCTGCGCTCGGCCGATGCGGCCGGTGCGCTGGCGGTGATCGTGCCGAAGGACAAGTCGGCCACGCTGACTCCGGTGGTGCGTAAAGTCGCCTGCGGCGCCGCGGAAGTGATTCCGCTGGTGGCCGTGACCAACCTGGCGCGCACGTTGGAAAAACTCCAGCAACGCGGTTTGTGGGTAGTCGGCACCGCAGGTGAAGCCGAGGTCAGCATTTATGACCAGGACCTCACCGGCCCGACCATCCTGATCATGGGCGCCGAAGGCAAAGGCATGCGCCGCCTGACCCGCGAGCATTGCGACTATCTGGTGAATCTGCCGATGGCCGGCAGCGTCAGTAGCCTCAACGTGTCGGTCGCCACTGGCGTGTGCCTGTTCGAAGCCCAGCGCCAGCGCGGTGCGAAGGCCAAGGCCAGCGCTTCGCGCAAGCTATAA